The DNA region TCGGTCAAAGCCAACGCCAAGTTCGCAGCGCTCAAGCCGGATGCGCGCTTCTTCCCCGATCCGGGGATCATCGGGTTCATCCTGAGCGAAGAGGAAATCAAGGGTCTCGATCTGACCGAGGGACGGCAGGTCGCGCGAACAATCGTGGGCGGTATCGGCTATCCCTATGATCCCGCGTTCGTTTTCTGGGGCAAATATATCGTTTGCGGCTTCTTCCCCTATCGCCGCTTCCAGGACCCGCCCAGATAGGCGGCAACCATGGCCGAGACAATCGCAGTGGGGGAGACGCTCGCCTGTCCGAGCGCCCAGCCTGGCATGGCCGATCTGCAGGTGCTTGGGCTCGTCGAACATGGGCCGGAGGGCCCCCGGATCGCCTATCTGAACGCGCGGCTGCCGGCCGACGAGGACCTGCTCGCCCGCGCCGCCCCTGCCCCGCCAACGGCGGTATTCCGCCTCTCCGGCACCTGCGAGACGCGGAAATGCCAGCATTTCGACGGCAAGGATTGCCAGTTGGCGGTCCGGATCGTCGCCAGGCTGCCGGAGGTGGTGTCGTCGCTGCCACCGTGCAACATCCGCCGATCCTGCCGGTGGTTCGCGCAGGAAGGCGGCGCGGCCTGCAAGCGATGCCCGCAGATTTCGACGACCGATGACGGCAGCCACGCCGAACTCGCCGCCATCGCTCTGCCTCCAACCGGCAAAAGCCATGGCGACGCGCCAACGGCGAGCGACCCTAAGCTATAGCCTCTCGTTGAACCGGATCCGGTTGCCGAACGGATCCGGTACTTCGACCATCAACGCGCCATAGCCGGTTTCCTGCAAGCCGGGCCGGGAATAGCCATAGACCTTTTCAGTCAATTCGCGATGGAAGGTGCGAATTCCCGTCATCCAGACGAAAACCGTGGAGCCTGGGCTCGCATCGCCGTGATGCTCAGAGAGATGAAGCTTCATGCCGGCTCGCGAAACCTCGGCATAGAGCGGCAATCCCGGCTCGTAGCGATGCTCCCAGTCGAACGTGAAACCGAGGAAGCCTTCATAGAACTCCCGCGCCTTGTCGACCGAGAAGATGCGCAGGATCGGGATCACCTCCCGAACAACCGGCCCCGGATTCCCAACTCCAGCGACGAGCGCGGCCGATAGCGCGTTCCAGTCGCGCAGGCCGAACTGTCGGGCGATCAGTTCGAGGGTCTCGCTGTGCGTGAGATCGACGCCGCGGCCGGAGAACTCGGCGCGCAGCTCTTTGGCCATGGTCTTCGCATCGCGAAAATCACGCATGATTCCAGTCCTTTGCGTTGCGGCGAACGGACGATCAGAGCTTGCATTGCTGATAGGTTCGCCGATGCGCAAACGGACCCGATCTTGCCTCCCGATGCATTCACCCTACCCCGGAGGGCGCAAGCGGCAGGCTGCATCAGCCTGCCGCGATGCTAGGAAATGACATGCACCAAGGTCAAGAGCGGTCAGTCGATCAGATTGTAGGCCGGGACGGTGAGGAACGCCTCGCATTCGTCAGCGGTCGACAGGCGAGCGAACAGGTCGATCGCCTCGGGGAACCGGCCGGCCGCGTAATTGTCGGCACCGATCTCCCCCTTGACGACCTCCATCTCCTCGGCAAGCAACTTGGCGAACAACGCCTTCGTCACCTGCTCGCCGCCTTCCAGCGTCGCCTCGAAGTGCAGTTGCTGCCAGATCTGGGTCCGGCTGATCTCGGCGGTCGCTGCATCCTCCATGAGGTTATAGATCGGCACCGCGCCACGGCCGCGCAGCCAGGCCTCGATATACTGGACGCCGACGCGGATATTGTGACGGAGCCCTTCCTCAGTCCGCGTCCCCTCGTGGACTTCGAGCATGTCCTTCTGGCCGTAGCTGACTTCCTCGCGCAGGCGCGTCAGCTGGTTCGGCGCGGGCATCAGGCGGTCGAAGACCTCCATGGCGACCGGGACGAGATCGGGATGGGCAACCCAGGTTCCGTCGTGACCGGCGCCGGCCTCGCGCTCCTTGTCGGCGCGAACCTTGGCGAAGGCCGCCTCATTGGCGGCCGGATTGTTCTTGATCGGAATCTGCGCGGCCATGCCGCCCATGGCGAAGGCGCCGCGACGATGGCAGGTCTTGATCAAGAGCTCCGAATAGGCCTTGAGGAACGCCTTGCCCATCAGGACCTGGCCACGGTCGGGCAGAAGGAAGCTCTTGTTGTTCCGCAACGTCTTGATGAAGGAGAAGATGTAGTCCCAGCGGCCGCAATTGAGGCCGGCCATATGGTCCTTCAATTCGAACAGGATCTCGTCCATCTCGAAGGCAGCGGGCAGTGTCTCGATCAGGACCGTGGCCTTGACCGAACCGTGCGGGACGCCGAGCAGTTCCTCAGCGGCCGTAAACACGTCGTTCCAAAGCCGGGCCTCAAGATGGCTCTCCATCTTCGGCAGATAGAAATACGGTCCCGATCCCTGCGCCAGTGCAGTCTTGGCGTTGTGGAAGAAATAGAGACCGAAGTCGACCAGCGAGCCGGAAGCCGGCTCACCTTCGAACGTGATATGGCGCTCGGGAAGATGCCAACCGCGTGGCCGGATGACGAGGACCGCCGGCTTCGACGAGACCTTGTATTCCTTGCCGGTCTTCGGGTCGGTGAAATCGATCTTGCCGGCCCAGCGATCCTTCAGATTGATCTGGCCCTCGACCATATTGGCCCAGACCGGCGAGGACGCATCCTCGAAGTCCGCCATGAAGACCTTGGCGCCCGAATTCAGCGCATTGACGATCATCTTGCGATCGACCGGCCCGGTGATCTCGACGCGGCGGTCGAGAAGATCAGCCGGAATCGGCGCTACTTTCCAATCACCGGACCGGACGGACGCGGTCTCGGGCAGGAAATCCGGCAGTCCGCCGGCATCGAAGAAAGCCTGGCGTTCCTTGCGGAATTCCAGCAGCGCCCGCCGGGTGCCATCGAAACGGCCGTGCAATTCGGCGACGAAGGCAAGCGCCTCGGGCGTCAGGATCTCGTCGAAGCGGGGACCGGAAGCGCCGGTGACGACAAGGCGGCTGGCATGGGCGGACAATGGATTTCTCCTCAGGCGGGCAAGGTGGAGGCATCATGTCATGCCGCCGTCTTCAACGAAACAAGCGGAAAGCTCCGAGGACCTTTTCCGCTTGGGAGAAAATGATCAGGCGCAACCGCCCTCGCCTCACCCGGCCTTGGCGGCGTCGACGACAGAGCGCAGGCGCGCCGCTTCGGCCTGCGGATCGGCGGTCCCCATGATCGCCGAGACGATCGCGATGCCGTCGCTGCCGGAGCGGATGGCGGCTTCGCCATTTTCCGCCTTCACGCCGCCAATGACGACGATCGGCAGCCGCGAGGCAGCGCGGATCGCGCCGACGCCGTCGAAGCCGATCGGCGTCGGGGCGTTCGGCTTGGTCGAGGTGAAGTAGATCGGGCCGACGCCGAGATAATCGACCGGGTCGATGTCCTCGGCCACGAGTTCGGAAACGCGCGATACCGAGAGGCCGATGATCCGGTCCGGCCCGATCAGGTCGCGAACCGTCCGCGTGCGCATGTCGCTCTGGCCGACATGGACCCCGTCGGCGTCGACGGCGAGCGCGACGTCGACACGGTCGTTGATGATAAGCGGAATGCCGCGCGGCCGGAGGATATCGATGAGCGCCGCGGCTGTATCGATCAGGTGGCGTGTCTTGTTCTCCGGATCGCGAAGCTGGACGAGCGTGACCCCGCCGTCGATGGCCTGCCGAACGGTCTCGACGACGCCGCGCGGTCCGGCGAGTCCCTCATCGGTGATCAGATAGAGCGAGAGGTCGAACGGACGGCGCATCAGATGGCCTCCCCCTCGACGACCCGGATCGTCGCGTGGCGTTCGATCGTGGCAGCATCGATGCGATGGAGCGCATCGCAGAGTTCGGCCGGGAGATGGCCGGGGCCCTTCACATGGATGGCGGCGTCGGCGCCGGCGGCGCCATAGACGGCCAGCGCGGCGACGGCAGCTTCCATCGGCGGGCGGACGGCGGCGAAGGCGGCGACGGTCGCCGAGAGCGCGCAGCCGAGCGCGGTCGAGAGCGGCATCAGCGCATCGCCGCCGGTGATCGCGACGACGAGCCTGCCATCGGTGACATAGTCCGTCTCGCCCGTGACGGCGACGACTGCGCCCGTGCTGATGGCCAGAGCTTTGGCCGCATCCAGTGCCGCATCGGAACTCGCCGTCGAATCGACACCCTTGCCACCCGCGCCCGACGCCCCGGCCAGGCTCAGGATTTCACTGGCATTACCGCGGATCACCGCTGGCTTGAGCGCAGCGAATTCGACCGCGATGCCGGTACGGTAGGGCGTGGCGCCGCAGCCGACCGGGTCGAGCACCCAAGGCTTGCCGAGTTCACGAGCGCGCGCGATGGAGCGGCGCATGCCCTCGACCCAGGGCGGCGACAAGGTGCCGATATTGACGACGAGCGAACTGGAGATCGCGACGAAATCATCCGCCTCCTCGGCCGTGTGCACCATGGCCGGCGAGGCGCCGAGCGCCAGCAGCACATTGGCCGAGATGGTCATCGCGACATAGTTGGTGATGTTCTGGACAAGCGGGCGGGCGGCGCGCACCGCCTCGAGCGCGCCATGGGCGTCCGTGACGGACAGTTTCAATTCGGAATGTTCAGTCATTTCTTCGTCCTTGGCGCTGGCGCAGGACGGAACGATGGCTTGGGCGCAAACCGCGCCTTTGGCTCAATCCCTCCGCCGGCATGATCCGGATCAGGTTCGCGGGTTAGCCCGAAGGCCTCTCAGCCAGGATCCGGAACGGATCGAGGCACCCCGATGAGACGGGCGCAAACTAGCACGAAGTTGCGGGCGCGCAAGGAGGAGGCCGTACCTGCCGGCAATTGCGCCAACGAGGGGAACCAACTCCGTGGTATTTTGTTGTTTCGCATCGGCGCGCCCAGCGCCAGGAGAGCCACCATATGCAGGATATTCCCTCGCCGGCCGGGTTCACGTCGACCCAGCAGATGCCAGACAACGCTTCGGCGGCCTTGCCACTGCGCTTGCGGCTGGGGGTTGAGCTTGACTATCAGCTCGCCGCCGACACGCCGATGATTACGATGGTGAATGTCCATCCGAGCGTGGCGTCGCGGCTCGAATATCCCGATCTGATCACCACCACGCCTGCCGTTCCGATCCACGGCTATTACGACGGATACGGCAATTGGTGCTGCCGCCTGCTGGCGCCGGCCGGCCGGTTCGAAATCCGGACCAGCACGGTGATCCGCGACAACGGCCTGCCGGATCCCTACCATCCGGAAGCAATCCAGCACCGAGTCGAAGACCTTCCTTACGACACCCTCGTCTATCTGCTGGGCAGCCGCTATTGCGAAACAGACCGCCTGGCTGATGAGGGCTGGCGCCTGTTTGGGCACACGCAGCCCGGCTGGGGCCGGGTGCAGGCCGTTTGCGACTTCGTGCACAATCACATCCGCTTCGGCTATGAGAACGCGCGCAACACGCGGACGGCTGCCGAAGCTTATGCGGAAGGCGTGGGCGTATGCCGAGACTTCGCGCATCTGGCCGTCGCCTTCTGCCGGACGCTCAACATTCCGACGCGCTATTGCACCGGCTATATCTCGGATGTCGGCGAGCCACCGCCCTATGCGGCGATGGACCTCGCCGCCTGGATCGAGGTCTATCTGTCGGGCCAGTGGCACGTGTTCGATCCGCGCAACAACAAGCGGCGCTATGGACGTATCCCGATCGCCTATGGCCGCGACGCGGCCGATGTGCCGATCACGCACACCTTCGGCCCGAACATCCTCTCGCGCTTCGCCGTGATCACGGAAGAAGCGTAGGAAACGGACCGATTTTCTCCCCAAGCCGATAGATCACGCGGCAAATGGCCGGAGCTTGGTCCGCCACGCGGCCGGGCTAAGCCCGGTCACGCGGCGGAACTCCCGATTGAAGTTCGACTTGGTCTGAAACCCCGCCTCCAGCATCGCGGCGGTCACTGTCACGTCGGTGTCGCGCAGCAGACGGCACGCCTCCTCGATGCGGTAGCCGTTGACATATTGCGACACGTTCATGCCGGCGAGGCGATTGACGGCGGCGGAAATCCGCCGGGCCGGCATGCCGGCCCGCCGGGCGAGGCGCGACAGATTGAGGTTCTCGTCGCAGTAGAGCCTCTCCTGCTTCATCAGCGCCTCCACGCTGGCCAGCACCTCGCGGTCGTCGTTAGCGTCCGGCTCGAGCGCGGCTGGCTCGATCTCGGGCGTCCCGTCCGGCGCAGCTTGGCTGCTGCCGGCGATCCAGGCCGTCAGGCCGATCATGAGCAGCCCGAGGAAATTGGCATTGCCGACGATGGCGCCGACATTGGCGCCGTGCATCTGCTCGAAGTTCAGAAACACCGCGAGATCGAACAATGCCGAAAGGCAGAGTGCCGCGGCGGCGACGTAGAGCGCCCGATGAACCGGCGTGACGCCCTCGAAACGCGCTTCGCCGAGCCCGTCGGGCCCAGAACGCCCGAGCCGCAACAAGGCGACCGCATAGAAGACGAACAACAGGACGAGCGCGATGTCGATCAGTTGCGGCAGCGTCAAGAACAGGACGACGACAAGCAAAGGCGGTAGCGTGGCGGCCAGTAGGTCACGGCGATGCGCCGGAGGGTCCGGGCGGATCAAACGGTGAAAGCTCGCATAGACGAGCGGTGGCAGAGAGGCCGCCAGCACCGGCAAGGCGAAGCGTAGCGCCGAGAAGCCATACCCCCACCTCAGCCCGATCAGCACGGATTGCAGCGCGCAGAGCCCGATCAGCAGCAGGAACGGCCGACCGGCACCCGCCCCCTCCCCGAAGCGCAGCAGGGCCAGAAACAGGATCGCGAGCAGCAGCGCGACCACGAAGGGCAAAGGCACGAAGAGCAAGCGGGGCACCCGGCGAAAAGCGGCTCCAACGACGAAACGTGACCTAAATCACGATTGCGGACGACCTCAAACAGGTTCGAGGACGCGGCGGGCGGATCGGAGGTGGCAGGCCGGCACCGTTGCCATGCTTCGCCAATCCGGAGTTTCCATGAAGCCCCTCGCCCTTCTATTCACATTGGTCGCCCTCGCGACGACCGCCCAACCCGTCCTCGCCGCCGATGTCGTCGGCGTCAAGACCCTCGCGGTCCCCTCGCCTGCCCGCGGCCGTGATCTCGCTGTCACCATCTGGTATCCGGCGACGCCCGGCGGAGCTGAAATCCGCGTCGGCGAAAGCAAGCTCTTCCGGGGCGCCCCCGCCTTCGCCGATGCGCCGCTCGCGCGCGGCCATTTTCCGCTGATCCTCGTTTCGCACGGCTCCGGCGCGCGGATCGAAAATCTCGGCTGGATCGCGAACCGCCTGGTCGCCGCCGGCTTCATCGTCGCCGGGCCCAACCACCCCGGCACGACCAGCGGCGACTCGACCCCGATCGATACGCCGAATGTGTGGGAGCGCACGGCAGATCTCTCGACGCTGCTCACGGCGTTGACGGAGAACCCTGATTGGCGCGACGCGCTCGCCGAGCGGCGGGTCGGTGTGCTCGGCTTCTCGCTCGGCGGCACGACAGCGATGGAGCTCGCAGGCGCGACGATCGATCGCGAGGCCTATGCGCGCTATTGCGACACCTATCCCGCGATGATGGACTGCATCTGGTTCGCTGGCGGCAAGGGCTATGTCGATGGGAAGGAGGTTCCCAGCCAGAAGGTCGATCTGCGCCAGATGGACAAGAGCCGGTTCGAGCACTCCAACCGCGATCCGCGCATCGCCTCGGCGGTGCTGGTCGATCCCGGCATGGCGAAGGCGTTCCAGCCGGCGAGCCTTGAGGCCATCGCGATCCCGATGCACTTCATCAATCTCGGCGGTCCCGAAACCGTCCCTCCCGGCGTGATCGCCGACGATCTCGCGCGCCTGACGCCGAAGGGCGACTATGCTCAGGTTCAGGGCGCCGTGCACTTCACCTTCCTCGCCGAATGCCAGGTGGGAGGAAAGGCGCTGCTGGTCGAGATCGGCGAGGCTGACCAGCTTTGCGACGACGGCGGCACACGGCCGCGCGCTGACATGCATGCCGAGCTCGGCGACAGGATCGCCGCCGATTTTGCCCATGATCTGAAACCGGCACCATAGGGCGCGACGCGGTGGACGCGCCGATGACGCCCAGCTTCGGCGCGACCATCCTCTCGCACTTCGCCGTCGTCACGGCGCCGGCGAAAGTCTCACAGCGAGCCGCTGGATCGTGTTCCAGTTGCGCGCCGTGCCGATTCCAAGCTTCTTCGATGAGATCGCGGAGAGCAGGCGCGAGGCGCTCGGCCGCGCGGGAAAAGCGGCCCAGATGTCACCCCCGATGACGGCAACGCGTTCACCCTCGTCCAATAGGCTGCGCAGCCGGGTTTCCGCGTCAGATGGGACGCCGCTTCGCATGATGCGCGTGATCACGCGGCTGCCGTCTTCCGCCGACTGAGCCGGGAACGGATTGGCAGCGACGAGTGCCTTGAAGGCGGCAGCGTCGCGAACGATGATGTCGACGGGCTTGCCGAATTTACGCTGAAAGGTCGATTCCAGCGCGGCTTCCACGGCCGGAACCGCAAGATCGCCGGCATCGAATACCAGATTGCCGGTGGCGAGCAGGGTCTCGACATTCTGGAGCCCAGCCGCCTCGGCGGCCGCCTTCAGGTCTGTCATGACGACCCGCCGCGTCGGCGTCAGAACGATGCTGTAGAGAAGCGCGACGTGAGAGGGCATGAAATTCCCGAGCGCGGCGATCAGCGCAACATATTGTGGCGCACCGGTCGCCGCGAAAGGTTGGACGCCGCCTATTTCGAGCGCTTCAACTGCCAGCAGGACACGACCTTGCTGGTCAGGTTGGAGTGCCAGTAGCACATGTCGATCGTGTCGGTATCGCGCAAGGTGAACTGATACTGGCCGTCGTCGTCGATCATGATGCCGGACTTGCCGTCCGGGTTGATGGCGCCGATCAGGGTCTCGCCAAACTTGCCAGCGCCCGACGTGCCGACGAAGCGGTTATCTTCCTGCTTCGTGATCGAATAGGTGAATTCGATCAGATTGGGAGGAAGGTTCGGACCGTTGGATTCGGCGACGCGGTAAGGATTGGAGCCGATGATGACGGCCCGCGTGCTGCCTTTCCACGTTCCGACCATGTTCGGAATCTCCTGCGCGATGGCAGTTCCAGCGAACAAGGCAGCCAGAGCGAGCCCCGCCGCGACGGTACCAAACCTCGACATGATATTTCCCCGGATGAAAGGATTGCGGCTTGGCGCCTTCTAGTGCCGCTGACTTCAGATTGTATGCAATCTCGCACGAACCTCGTCAATCGCCGTTGGCTGGACCCGGCCCTTGGCGCGCGCTCCGGGATGAACCCGAGGCCTCGAAGGAACCGAGGCTGATGGCGCCGCGCCGACGCCGATGAAGTACGCCCCGTGGTTCCAATGCGGCGGAATGGTCCGTTTCCAGGGATCAGCTGACCTGCTATGGCTCTCCGGCGAGGAGACTATCGTGCGACATCGCAGGTCGAGGGGCTGGTCGGTCGAAGTGGCGCTTACCGTAGCGCTGTTTCTCGTCGTCCAGGCTTTCTTCAGCGGCCTCTCGATCGGCGCCCGCGCCGACACGCTCGGTTCCGCTGGCGAGGTCCTCTGCCTCGGCAGCCGCTCCCTATCGGCGGAGACGCCTTCCTCGCCTTCCGATCGCGACCATCTCGCCGATTGCTGCACGCTCGGCTGCCCGATGCTGGGCGGCCTGCCGGCGCCGCAAGCCGCCGCTGCGAGCGTGCCGCCGGTTCTCGCCGGGCTCGCCGCCCGCGCTTCGCATGAGGCCCACCAGCCGGGCCGTTTCGAGTTGTCGCCGCTTCATTCCCGAGCGCCGCCCGAGGCCTGATCCGCCTCGCCGTCACCAAGACGGAACCATAGGGTCGCCGGCATGCGCCGCGACGACTTCATCGATCCATCGGGAAATAACCATGTCGTTCACAATCGCTTCCACGGGCGCTTCGGCGCTCCGTTTCGCTCGCCGTTTCCGCAGCATCGAGGAACGGATAGGCCTCACGGCTTTTGCCGCCGCCCTGCTCCTCTTCTCGGCACAGTCCGCCTTCGCACATGAATTCAAGATCGGCTCGATCGAGATCGAGCATCCCTGGACGCGTGCGACGCCGCCCGGCGCGGCGGTCGGTGGCG from Kaistia algarum includes:
- a CDS encoding glyoxalase superfamily protein, translated to MRDFRDAKTMAKELRAEFSGRGVDLTHSETLELIARQFGLRDWNALSAALVAGVGNPGPVVREVIPILRIFSVDKAREFYEGFLGFTFDWEHRYEPGLPLYAEVSRAGMKLHLSEHHGDASPGSTVFVWMTGIRTFHRELTEKVYGYSRPGLQETGYGALMVEVPDPFGNRIRFNERL
- the aceB gene encoding malate synthase A, giving the protein MSAHASRLVVTGASGPRFDEILTPEALAFVAELHGRFDGTRRALLEFRKERQAFFDAGGLPDFLPETASVRSGDWKVAPIPADLLDRRVEITGPVDRKMIVNALNSGAKVFMADFEDASSPVWANMVEGQINLKDRWAGKIDFTDPKTGKEYKVSSKPAVLVIRPRGWHLPERHITFEGEPASGSLVDFGLYFFHNAKTALAQGSGPYFYLPKMESHLEARLWNDVFTAAEELLGVPHGSVKATVLIETLPAAFEMDEILFELKDHMAGLNCGRWDYIFSFIKTLRNNKSFLLPDRGQVLMGKAFLKAYSELLIKTCHRRGAFAMGGMAAQIPIKNNPAANEAAFAKVRADKEREAGAGHDGTWVAHPDLVPVAMEVFDRLMPAPNQLTRLREEVSYGQKDMLEVHEGTRTEEGLRHNIRVGVQYIEAWLRGRGAVPIYNLMEDAATAEISRTQIWQQLHFEATLEGGEQVTKALFAKLLAEEMEVVKGEIGADNYAAGRFPEAIDLFARLSTADECEAFLTVPAYNLID
- the thiE gene encoding thiamine phosphate synthase is translated as MRRPFDLSLYLITDEGLAGPRGVVETVRQAIDGGVTLVQLRDPENKTRHLIDTAAALIDILRPRGIPLIINDRVDVALAVDADGVHVGQSDMRTRTVRDLIGPDRIIGLSVSRVSELVAEDIDPVDYLGVGPIYFTSTKPNAPTPIGFDGVGAIRAASRLPIVVIGGVKAENGEAAIRSGSDGIAIVSAIMGTADPQAEAARLRSVVDAAKAG
- the thiM gene encoding hydroxyethylthiazole kinase → MTEHSELKLSVTDAHGALEAVRAARPLVQNITNYVAMTISANVLLALGASPAMVHTAEEADDFVAISSSLVVNIGTLSPPWVEGMRRSIARARELGKPWVLDPVGCGATPYRTGIAVEFAALKPAVIRGNASEILSLAGASGAGGKGVDSTASSDAALDAAKALAISTGAVVAVTGETDYVTDGRLVVAITGGDALMPLSTALGCALSATVAAFAAVRPPMEAAVAALAVYGAAGADAAIHVKGPGHLPAELCDALHRIDAATIERHATIRVVEGEAI
- a CDS encoding transglutaminase-like domain-containing protein, with the protein product MRLRLGVELDYQLAADTPMITMVNVHPSVASRLEYPDLITTTPAVPIHGYYDGYGNWCCRLLAPAGRFEIRTSTVIRDNGLPDPYHPEAIQHRVEDLPYDTLVYLLGSRYCETDRLADEGWRLFGHTQPGWGRVQAVCDFVHNHIRFGYENARNTRTAAEAYAEGVGVCRDFAHLAVAFCRTLNIPTRYCTGYISDVGEPPPYAAMDLAAWIEVYLSGQWHVFDPRNNKRRYGRIPIAYGRDAADVPITHTFGPNILSRFAVITEEA
- a CDS encoding helix-turn-helix domain-containing protein, encoding MPRLLFVPLPFVVALLLAILFLALLRFGEGAGAGRPFLLLIGLCALQSVLIGLRWGYGFSALRFALPVLAASLPPLVYASFHRLIRPDPPAHRRDLLAATLPPLLVVVLFLTLPQLIDIALVLLFVFYAVALLRLGRSGPDGLGEARFEGVTPVHRALYVAAAALCLSALFDLAVFLNFEQMHGANVGAIVGNANFLGLLMIGLTAWIAGSSQAAPDGTPEIEPAALEPDANDDREVLASVEALMKQERLYCDENLNLSRLARRAGMPARRISAAVNRLAGMNVSQYVNGYRIEEACRLLRDTDVTVTAAMLEAGFQTKSNFNREFRRVTGLSPAAWRTKLRPFAA
- a CDS encoding alpha/beta hydrolase family protein — its product is MKPLALLFTLVALATTAQPVLAADVVGVKTLAVPSPARGRDLAVTIWYPATPGGAEIRVGESKLFRGAPAFADAPLARGHFPLILVSHGSGARIENLGWIANRLVAAGFIVAGPNHPGTTSGDSTPIDTPNVWERTADLSTLLTALTENPDWRDALAERRVGVLGFSLGGTTAMELAGATIDREAYARYCDTYPAMMDCIWFAGGKGYVDGKEVPSQKVDLRQMDKSRFEHSNRDPRIASAVLVDPGMAKAFQPASLEAIAIPMHFINLGGPETVPPGVIADDLARLTPKGDYAQVQGAVHFTFLAECQVGGKALLVEIGEADQLCDDGGTRPRADMHAELGDRIAADFAHDLKPAP
- a CDS encoding DUF1697 domain-containing protein, yielding MPSHVALLYSIVLTPTRRVVMTDLKAAAEAAGLQNVETLLATGNLVFDAGDLAVPAVEAALESTFQRKFGKPVDIIVRDAAAFKALVAANPFPAQSAEDGSRVITRIMRSGVPSDAETRLRSLLDEGERVAVIGGDIWAAFPARPSASRLLSAISSKKLGIGTARNWNTIQRLAVRLSPAP